In Catenulispora sp. MAP5-51, a genomic segment contains:
- a CDS encoding winged helix-turn-helix transcriptional regulator — translation MVTITPPRLVDRFRAQRRTGERGDLFDADCPTRLLLDRIGDKWTVLVVLLLSDGPMRFTELRTHLGRVAPKVLTQSLRRMERDGLVTRRIFAEVPPRVEYTLTELGHSLAEPIAVIGDWAELNMPRFIAAQQEYDAAHAASEEDVSDRPR, via the coding sequence ATGGTTACTATCACCCCTCCCCGGCTGGTCGACCGCTTCCGGGCGCAGCGCCGGACCGGTGAGCGCGGGGACCTGTTCGACGCCGACTGCCCGACCCGGCTGCTGCTGGACCGGATCGGCGACAAGTGGACGGTCCTGGTCGTCCTGCTGCTCTCCGACGGCCCGATGCGCTTCACCGAGCTGCGCACGCACCTCGGCCGCGTCGCCCCGAAGGTGCTGACCCAGTCGCTGCGCCGCATGGAACGCGACGGCCTGGTCACCCGCCGGATCTTCGCCGAGGTCCCGCCGCGTGTGGAGTACACCCTCACCGAGCTGGGCCACTCCCTGGCCGAGCCGATCGCGGTGATCGGCGACTGGGCCGAGCTGAACATGCCCCGGTTCATCGCCGCGCAGCAGGAGTACGACGCCGCGCACGCCGCCTCGGAGGAGGACGTGTCGGACCGGCCGCGCTAA
- a CDS encoding molybdopterin-dependent oxidoreductase, whose amino-acid sequence MARTVRRGAAFALPGAAIGLITAGLAVGVGELAAVWSGPRTAPAIAVGSSAIDLTPTPLKEFAIRHFGTDDKLVLLTGIYITLGLIAVAAGIIAVRRLAVGAALVALFGVVGAWAALSRPTSQGGDLWPSLLGATAAGAAMVLLVRGYRAATAPPPATPSPSRLPVWAQGRRGFLALAVGTAGAAAATGLVGRVAVDRRYNVAVKRSRVRIPTPAVRAPAIPAGAHPNVVGLSEFITPNSEFYRVDTALVLPQVDPEAWTLRIRGMVDKPLELSFAELLARPLIEHDQTLSCVSNEVGGPYVGTARWIGASLADLLREAGVQRGADQLVGRSIDGMTIGTPVESVLDGRTGLLAVAMNGEPLPIAHGFPCRMLVPGFFGYVSATKWLVDLELTTFAAYDSYWVQRGYSKVAPVKTASRIDVPKPFAHLPAGTVTVAGVAWATHRGIDAVEVRSDGGPWTLARLAQADTPDTWRQWTCHLDLPPGLHKLEVRATDATGAVQTAQRADTFPDGATGWHSVVFTTT is encoded by the coding sequence GTGGCACGGACGGTGCGGCGGGGCGCGGCCTTCGCGCTGCCCGGCGCGGCGATCGGCCTGATCACGGCCGGTCTCGCGGTCGGCGTGGGGGAGCTGGCGGCAGTGTGGTCCGGGCCGCGGACGGCCCCGGCGATCGCGGTCGGCTCGTCGGCGATCGACCTGACGCCGACGCCGTTGAAGGAGTTCGCGATCCGGCACTTCGGGACCGACGACAAACTCGTCCTGCTCACCGGGATCTACATCACGCTCGGCCTGATCGCGGTCGCCGCCGGCATCATCGCCGTGCGCCGCCTGGCCGTCGGGGCCGCGCTGGTCGCGCTGTTCGGTGTGGTGGGCGCCTGGGCGGCCTTGTCACGTCCGACGTCGCAGGGCGGCGATCTGTGGCCGTCGCTGCTCGGCGCGACCGCCGCGGGGGCGGCGATGGTGCTTCTGGTGCGCGGCTATCGGGCTGCGACCGCACCACCGCCGGCCACGCCATCGCCTTCGCGCCTGCCGGTCTGGGCTCAAGGCCGCCGGGGGTTCCTGGCCTTGGCGGTCGGCACGGCCGGTGCGGCAGCGGCGACCGGACTGGTCGGCCGCGTCGCGGTGGATCGGCGCTACAACGTAGCGGTCAAGCGTTCCCGCGTACGGATCCCGACGCCGGCCGTCCGCGCACCGGCGATCCCGGCCGGCGCGCATCCCAACGTCGTCGGCCTGTCCGAGTTCATCACCCCGAACTCAGAGTTCTACCGTGTCGACACCGCCCTGGTGTTGCCGCAGGTGGACCCGGAGGCCTGGACGCTGCGCATCCGCGGCATGGTCGACAAGCCGTTGGAGCTGTCCTTCGCCGAGTTGCTGGCCCGGCCGCTGATCGAGCACGACCAGACGCTTTCGTGCGTCTCCAACGAGGTCGGCGGCCCCTACGTGGGAACCGCGCGCTGGATCGGCGCCTCGCTGGCGGACTTGCTGCGCGAGGCCGGCGTGCAGCGCGGCGCGGACCAACTCGTCGGCCGCTCCATCGACGGCATGACCATCGGCACCCCGGTCGAATCAGTGCTCGACGGCCGCACCGGCCTGCTCGCGGTGGCGATGAACGGCGAGCCGCTGCCGATCGCGCACGGTTTCCCCTGCCGCATGCTGGTTCCCGGCTTCTTCGGCTACGTCTCGGCGACCAAGTGGCTGGTGGATCTGGAACTGACCACCTTCGCCGCATACGACAGCTACTGGGTCCAGCGCGGCTACTCGAAGGTAGCGCCGGTGAAGACAGCCTCGCGCATCGACGTGCCCAAACCGTTCGCTCACCTCCCGGCCGGCACGGTCACCGTCGCCGGGGTCGCCTGGGCAACGCACCGGGGCATCGACGCCGTCGAGGTCCGCTCCGACGGCGGCCCGTGGACGCTCGCGCGCCTGGCGCAGGCCGACACCCCTGATACCTGGCGGCAGTGGACGTGCCATCTGGATCTGCCGCCGGGCCTGCACAAGCTCGAGGTCCGCGCGACCGACGCCACCGGCGCCGTGCAGACCGCGCAGCGCGCCGACACCTTCCCCGACGGTGCCACCGGCTGGCATTCGGTGGTCTTCACCACGACGTGA
- a CDS encoding TetR/AcrR family transcriptional regulator, whose amino-acid sequence MASGRRGRPRAFDRDRAVLAAARLFWESGYAGTSTRALTDAIGISTSSLYAAFGSKAALFEVAVRTYAERYREIYREAVAEREVLTVLDRVLTRSVHEFTQPADDHPGCLISSAVFADSGEALDVRSYIADLHRDNEQMLRARIEQAVDEGQLPADTSAGALTGLVQALWHGLSVRSTLGASRDELLAAANLALRQLTALTPR is encoded by the coding sequence ATCGCATCCGGGCGGCGTGGCCGGCCTCGCGCCTTCGACCGCGACCGGGCGGTGCTGGCCGCGGCCCGCCTGTTCTGGGAGAGCGGCTATGCGGGGACTTCGACGCGCGCGCTCACCGACGCGATCGGGATCTCCACGTCGAGCCTGTACGCCGCGTTCGGCAGCAAGGCGGCCCTGTTCGAGGTCGCGGTGCGGACCTACGCCGAGCGCTACCGCGAGATCTACCGGGAAGCCGTAGCCGAACGCGAGGTCCTCACCGTCCTCGACCGCGTCCTGACACGCTCGGTCCACGAGTTCACCCAGCCCGCCGATGATCACCCCGGATGCCTGATCAGCAGCGCGGTGTTCGCTGACAGCGGCGAGGCGCTCGATGTCCGCTCCTACATCGCCGATCTCCACCGGGACAACGAGCAGATGCTCCGGGCCCGCATCGAACAGGCCGTGGACGAAGGGCAACTGCCCGCCGACACCTCGGCGGGCGCGCTCACCGGACTGGTCCAGGCGCTCTGGCACGGATTGTCCGTACGGTCCACCCTCGGCGCGTCCCGCGACGAACTGCTCGCCGCGGCGAACCTCGCGCTCCGTCAGCTGACCGCCCTCACCCCGAGGTGA
- a CDS encoding nuclear transport factor 2 family protein, which yields MPDSRNTDRQANTDRQANTDRQANTDRQANTDRQANTDRQAIADLMTGWIHRDRHDWNALAALFHEDATLRILWFSGTAREFIERSRRMAEGPLRSKHFIGTPTIEFAADRALVETDAILLADHTALGLGATIHNRFLDRLSRRDGAWRIEHRDSVYDLGGFTYPFGTGGAEDIDSEALRRRHPREYAALAYLLESSGATVTGTFPTRFSEQEQAILTEGRAWLAA from the coding sequence ATGCCCGATAGCCGAAACACCGACCGCCAAGCCAACACCGACCGCCAAGCCAACACCGACCGCCAAGCCAACACCGACCGCCAAGCCAACACCGACCGCCAAGCCAACACCGACCGCCAAGCCATCGCCGACCTCATGACCGGCTGGATCCACCGCGACCGCCACGACTGGAACGCCCTGGCCGCCCTCTTCCACGAAGACGCCACCCTCAGAATCCTGTGGTTCTCCGGTACAGCCCGCGAATTCATCGAACGCTCCCGCCGCATGGCCGAGGGCCCATTGCGCAGCAAGCACTTCATCGGCACCCCGACGATCGAGTTCGCCGCCGACCGCGCCCTCGTCGAGACCGACGCGATCCTCCTGGCCGACCACACCGCCCTCGGCCTCGGCGCCACGATCCACAACCGCTTCCTGGACCGCCTCAGCCGCCGCGACGGAGCCTGGCGCATCGAGCACCGCGACTCCGTCTACGACCTGGGCGGCTTCACCTACCCCTTCGGCACCGGCGGGGCCGAGGACATCGACTCCGAAGCCCTCCGCCGCCGCCACCCCCGCGAATACGCCGCGCTCGCGTACCTGCTCGAAAGCAGCGGCGCCACGGTGACCGGCACGTTCCCGACCCGCTTCAGCGAGCAGGAACAAGCCATCCTCACGGAGGGCCGCGCCTGGCTGGCTGCCTAA
- a CDS encoding helix-turn-helix domain-containing protein codes for MPESRQGRWALVHGEAIAPHSHAQGQLLYAASGVLATTTERGTWVSPADRISWTPPCFEHHHRAYGETEIGIVELPDELRGGLPGHPSVFAVSALLREVVLKLTDGRALRPSVGARLLQVAVDELLDLPENSLYLPEPADDRLLAATGRLHADPADPATLAELGRAVGASERTLSRLFRAELGMSFHQWRTLLRVQHALVHLAQGRSVTGTATLCGWANPTSFIEAFTAIVGQTPGRYQGGLRVGQR; via the coding sequence ATGCCGGAAAGCCGCCAAGGCCGGTGGGCGCTTGTCCACGGCGAAGCCATCGCCCCGCATTCGCATGCGCAGGGCCAACTCCTCTATGCGGCCAGCGGTGTCCTGGCCACCACGACCGAGCGCGGCACGTGGGTCTCGCCGGCCGACCGCATCTCCTGGACACCGCCGTGCTTCGAGCACCACCACCGTGCCTACGGCGAGACCGAGATCGGCATCGTCGAGCTGCCGGATGAGCTTCGCGGCGGGCTTCCGGGGCATCCCAGCGTGTTCGCGGTGTCGGCGTTGCTGCGCGAGGTGGTGCTCAAGCTCACCGACGGCCGTGCGCTGCGTCCCAGCGTCGGGGCCCGGCTGCTCCAGGTGGCCGTCGACGAACTGCTCGACCTGCCCGAGAACTCGCTCTACCTGCCCGAGCCGGCCGACGACCGGCTGCTCGCGGCCACCGGCCGGCTGCACGCCGATCCGGCCGATCCGGCGACGCTCGCGGAGCTCGGCAGGGCGGTGGGCGCCAGCGAGCGGACGCTGAGCAGGCTGTTCCGGGCCGAGCTGGGGATGTCGTTCCACCAGTGGCGCACGCTGCTGCGGGTCCAGCACGCGCTGGTGCACCTCGCGCAGGGCCGGTCGGTGACCGGGACCGCGACGCTGTGCGGGTGGGCGAATCCGACCAGCTTCATCGAGGCGTTCACGGCGATCGTCGGGCAGACGCCGGGGCGGTACCAGGGCGGGCTGCGGGTCGGCCAGCGTTAG
- a CDS encoding anti-sigma factor domain-containing protein encodes MNAMDPEVHSLTGAYVCHALEPAELEAFERHLAQCPTCVHEVAELQETAALLASAAAQTPPARLKAAVDARIAVTRQIPPIISHVPARQSERRPRRRWFTALGWGLAAGLAAVVAVLGVRLNDQQNQIDQARERGTAITSLLAAPDVHAESVSVSTGGNGRVLVSRSRDEAAITVSGLTRLSPGKVYQLWMMGPSGARSGGLVPVKSEAFDSVLAHGLGDAQTIGLTVEPAGGSAQPTTAPVMLLPMPA; translated from the coding sequence ATGAACGCGATGGATCCGGAGGTCCACTCTCTGACCGGGGCCTATGTGTGCCACGCGCTGGAGCCGGCCGAGCTGGAGGCGTTCGAGCGCCATCTGGCGCAGTGCCCCACGTGTGTGCATGAGGTCGCCGAGCTCCAGGAGACCGCGGCGCTGCTGGCCTCGGCCGCGGCCCAGACTCCGCCGGCGCGGTTGAAGGCGGCGGTCGACGCGCGGATCGCGGTGACCCGGCAGATCCCGCCGATCATCAGCCACGTCCCGGCGCGCCAGAGCGAGCGCCGGCCGCGGCGGCGCTGGTTCACCGCCCTGGGCTGGGGCCTGGCGGCCGGGCTGGCCGCGGTGGTCGCGGTGCTGGGCGTCCGGCTGAACGACCAGCAGAACCAGATCGACCAGGCGCGCGAGCGCGGCACGGCGATCACCTCGTTGCTGGCCGCCCCGGACGTGCACGCCGAGAGCGTGAGCGTCAGCACCGGCGGCAACGGCAGGGTGCTGGTGTCCCGTTCCCGCGACGAGGCGGCGATCACGGTCAGCGGGCTGACGCGGCTGTCGCCGGGCAAGGTGTATCAGCTGTGGATGATGGGGCCCTCGGGGGCGCGGTCGGGCGGTCTGGTGCCGGTGAAGTCCGAGGCGTTCGACTCGGTGCTGGCACACGGGCTCGGCGACGCGCAGACGATCGGGCTGACGGTCGAGCCAGCCGGCGGTTCGGCGCAGCCGACGACGGCGCCGGTGATGCTGCTGCCGATGCCGGCGTGA
- a CDS encoding DUF6461 domain-containing protein — MKYEPTTELPAAVIDAIAQVVAEELGRVAQLVPPSPAAELGRVGQRQPDGGSRRPRPLQSPPGSQQGSAARAGLAGLPQLVAERLLGALEMTVAALDPLVPQLVEVLPEAGPRSGRVAIATVGSQSEMLFELARLESVVPGATAMVAHVVAAVAEHPAVAPQLVGTGSDEAAIAASHGARHLALTAVVATIVLRPLWPAVTATAIIGTALGVVAPILRDAPMPAAYADMVLAKRRAEYLMPRHGSGRAVVTDHVFTLAEGPLASVPDFSENGLVAVLPDGIAVRAAQESGSVSVSLHVVKDPPQVDASIWDEIVELSWRAPAGGAALSGAGETNQISQTVQIPQTVQISQTIQITPPWPGDYRVRVCARGRDEENGQEYYDFVVWHAEAADPVVHKQSDRLGHLLRGEPVPVVPAAPDEVYRWVESSYLSEAATVTFVADKTGSEVLRAFGADESAPTPIKQFHDRHYSNVDPWVCVLDVPGGAVAVEFNGWQGSDRPVLRALSSPGNRAGGMFWNVNAVTRFSLARNGDVLTNTEFYRDHIESPEALELLAGLDLEGRHRKAVGLLAASRFTGVWLSAEDLARIEAVDIGYPILPLLPELYAEQRLPDGSRSWPGHGPLGADTDRLATLPDGELREFAWWAAAFAVEHSELSGHPAVTAMLADRAFSPEAEDLARRSQLHDHLKHRWLWMALHEATNPDPLGAAIRSLDAARYAVAGHAAELLDQARARLPRLPGPPSPPR; from the coding sequence GTGAAGTACGAGCCGACGACCGAGCTTCCGGCGGCCGTGATCGACGCGATCGCGCAGGTGGTGGCGGAGGAGCTGGGCCGGGTGGCGCAGCTGGTTCCGCCCTCGCCCGCGGCGGAGTTGGGGCGGGTCGGCCAGCGGCAGCCCGACGGCGGATCGCGCCGGCCGAGGCCGCTCCAGAGCCCGCCGGGTTCTCAGCAGGGCTCCGCCGCCAGGGCCGGGTTGGCCGGCCTCCCGCAGCTGGTCGCCGAGCGCTTGCTCGGCGCCCTGGAGATGACGGTGGCGGCACTGGATCCCCTGGTGCCGCAACTGGTCGAGGTACTGCCGGAAGCGGGCCCGCGCTCGGGCCGGGTGGCCATCGCCACGGTGGGCAGCCAGAGCGAGATGCTGTTCGAGCTGGCCAGGCTGGAGTCCGTCGTGCCCGGCGCCACCGCCATGGTGGCCCACGTCGTGGCCGCCGTCGCCGAGCACCCCGCGGTGGCCCCGCAGCTGGTCGGCACCGGTTCGGACGAGGCCGCGATCGCCGCGTCCCACGGTGCGCGGCACCTGGCGCTGACGGCCGTCGTCGCCACGATCGTGCTGCGGCCGTTGTGGCCCGCCGTCACGGCCACCGCGATCATCGGCACGGCACTCGGGGTCGTGGCGCCGATCCTGCGCGACGCGCCGATGCCCGCCGCGTACGCCGACATGGTGCTGGCCAAGCGCCGGGCCGAATACCTGATGCCGCGTCATGGCAGTGGCCGGGCCGTCGTCACCGATCACGTCTTCACGCTGGCCGAAGGACCGCTGGCGTCCGTTCCGGACTTCTCGGAGAACGGCTTGGTCGCGGTGCTTCCCGACGGCATCGCCGTTCGCGCAGCGCAGGAATCCGGTTCCGTCTCCGTCTCATTGCACGTGGTCAAGGATCCGCCGCAGGTGGATGCCTCGATCTGGGACGAGATCGTCGAGCTGAGCTGGCGAGCGCCGGCCGGTGGCGCGGCTCTGTCCGGCGCCGGCGAGACCAACCAGATTTCCCAGACGGTACAGATTCCCCAGACGGTACAGATTTCCCAGACGATACAGATCACGCCTCCGTGGCCCGGCGACTACCGGGTCCGGGTCTGCGCGCGCGGCCGGGACGAGGAGAACGGCCAGGAGTACTACGACTTCGTGGTCTGGCATGCCGAAGCCGCCGATCCCGTGGTGCACAAGCAGTCCGACCGGCTCGGCCACCTGCTGCGCGGCGAGCCCGTGCCCGTGGTGCCCGCCGCCCCGGACGAGGTCTACCGCTGGGTCGAGTCGAGCTACCTGTCCGAGGCCGCCACGGTCACCTTCGTCGCCGACAAGACCGGTTCCGAGGTGCTGCGCGCGTTCGGCGCCGACGAGTCCGCGCCGACCCCGATCAAGCAGTTCCACGACCGGCACTACAGCAACGTCGATCCGTGGGTCTGCGTCCTGGACGTGCCCGGCGGCGCGGTCGCCGTGGAGTTCAACGGCTGGCAGGGCAGTGACAGGCCGGTCCTGCGCGCGCTGTCCTCGCCGGGGAACCGGGCCGGCGGCATGTTCTGGAACGTCAACGCGGTGACCCGGTTCTCCTTGGCCCGCAACGGGGACGTGCTGACCAACACCGAGTTCTACCGGGACCACATCGAATCCCCGGAGGCCCTCGAACTCCTGGCCGGCCTCGACCTGGAAGGCCGGCACCGAAAGGCCGTCGGCCTGCTGGCGGCGAGCCGGTTCACCGGCGTCTGGCTGTCCGCCGAGGATCTGGCCCGCATCGAAGCCGTCGACATCGGCTACCCGATCCTGCCGCTGCTGCCCGAACTGTATGCCGAGCAGCGCCTGCCCGACGGCTCGCGAAGCTGGCCCGGCCACGGCCCGCTCGGCGCCGACACCGACCGTCTGGCCACCCTGCCGGACGGCGAACTGCGCGAGTTCGCGTGGTGGGCCGCGGCCTTCGCCGTCGAGCACTCCGAGCTGTCCGGGCACCCGGCCGTCACCGCGATGCTGGCCGACCGCGCCTTCTCGCCCGAGGCCGAGGACCTGGCCCGCCGTTCCCAGCTCCACGACCACCTCAAGCACCGCTGGCTGTGGATGGCTTTGCACGAGGCCACCAACCCCGACCCGCTCGGCGCCGCCATCCGGTCCCTGGACGCGGCGCGTTACGCCGTGGCCGGCCATGCCGCCGAACTACTGGACCAAGCGCGGGCCCGGCTGCCGCGGCTGCCTGGCCCGCCCAGCCCGCCTCGGTAG
- a CDS encoding alpha/beta fold hydrolase yields the protein MERSIQKTVPVSQDSTVTVDIYGDADAPGLVMVPGVMSDAHGWRHVARSIHAWPSVAVLNRRGRAPSGPLPSGYTLHAEVSDVLAVLDALPGTEALFGWSYGGLIALLVAGGRPVPQVIAYEPVIAPFAHDALPQLAQAAADRDRDRSVEIVNTLISGFPAEHVEALRSNPQDWQTLRRLSEPLHAELTALNELPPPDTLAEHARRVDLIIGETSIGTAPYGTSSEDVRRRIRQGHAQPARVEKLPGQGHLAHVDAPAALGGLIDALAARP from the coding sequence ATGGAGCGATCGATTCAGAAAACGGTGCCGGTCTCCCAGGACTCCACGGTCACCGTCGACATATACGGAGACGCCGACGCGCCGGGCCTGGTGATGGTCCCCGGCGTCATGAGCGACGCCCACGGCTGGCGCCACGTCGCCCGCTCGATCCACGCCTGGCCCTCCGTGGCCGTGCTCAACCGGCGCGGGCGCGCGCCGTCCGGTCCGCTGCCGTCCGGCTATACGCTCCACGCCGAGGTGTCCGACGTGCTCGCGGTCCTGGACGCGCTCCCCGGGACCGAGGCCCTGTTCGGCTGGAGCTACGGCGGCCTGATCGCCCTCCTGGTGGCCGGCGGCAGGCCGGTGCCGCAGGTCATCGCCTACGAACCGGTCATCGCCCCGTTCGCGCACGACGCGCTGCCCCAGCTCGCGCAGGCTGCCGCCGACCGGGACCGGGACCGCAGCGTCGAGATCGTCAACACGCTGATCTCGGGCTTCCCCGCCGAGCACGTCGAAGCCCTGCGGTCGAACCCGCAAGACTGGCAAACGCTGCGGCGCCTGAGCGAGCCCCTGCACGCCGAACTGACCGCGCTCAACGAACTGCCGCCGCCGGACACGCTCGCCGAGCACGCGCGACGCGTCGACCTGATCATCGGCGAGACCAGCATCGGCACGGCACCGTACGGCACGTCGTCCGAGGACGTCCGGCGCCGCATCCGCCAGGGCCACGCCCAGCCCGCCCGTGTCGAGAAGCTGCCCGGACAGGGACACCTCGCCCACGTCGACGCGCCCGCCGCACTCGGCGGGCTCATCGACGCCCTGGCTGCGCGGCCCTGA
- a CDS encoding NAD(P)-dependent oxidoreductase: MKIAVYGASGMIGSRVVAEALTRGHDVTGITRSGGALPEGVRALQADAGDAESAKRVAADADVVVSAIGPSRTGGDRREFLAQLRTLSENLGDARLLVVGGAGSLLVNGHRLVDDPEFPDLYKAEALIGAEALDYIRGLGDSADWTFFSPAPVIQPGTRTGTYKTEADSPAGDTISAEDYAVAMLDEIEKPAYRRQRFTAAN; the protein is encoded by the coding sequence ATGAAGATCGCCGTCTACGGAGCCTCCGGCATGATCGGCAGCCGGGTGGTGGCCGAGGCCCTGACCCGCGGCCACGACGTCACCGGCATCACCCGCTCCGGCGGCGCCCTGCCCGAGGGCGTGCGCGCACTCCAGGCCGACGCCGGCGACGCCGAGTCCGCCAAGCGCGTCGCGGCCGACGCCGACGTGGTCGTCTCGGCCATCGGCCCCAGCCGCACCGGCGGCGACCGCCGCGAGTTCCTGGCCCAGCTGCGCACCCTGTCCGAGAACCTCGGCGACGCGCGCCTGCTCGTCGTCGGCGGCGCGGGCTCGCTGCTGGTCAACGGCCACCGCCTGGTCGACGACCCGGAGTTCCCCGACCTGTACAAGGCCGAGGCCCTCATCGGCGCCGAGGCCCTGGACTACATCCGCGGCCTCGGCGACAGCGCGGACTGGACCTTCTTCAGCCCGGCCCCGGTGATCCAGCCGGGCACCCGCACCGGCACGTACAAGACCGAGGCCGACTCCCCCGCCGGCGACACCATCTCCGCCGAGGACTACGCGGTCGCGATGCTGGACGAGATCGAGAAGCCCGCCTACCGGCGGCAGCGGTTCACCGCGGCCAACTGA
- a CDS encoding fasciclin domain-containing protein produces the protein MFSTRSKTAAALLCSAAIAVSASACSSSSSKPSAAPAASSSSSMAAAGSSSSSDMSTSTSTANSADAPFGTACSAVPTTGAGSFTGMATAPVATAASNNPVLSTLVTAVQAAGLADTLNNTQGITVFAPTNDAFAKIPAATLKSVLADKAQLTKILTYHVVSGRLTPSQLAGTHTTLEGGTVTVSGSGQSFKVNDANVVCGNVQTANATVYIVDSVLMPPTS, from the coding sequence ATGTTCTCCACCCGCAGCAAGACCGCCGCCGCTCTGCTGTGCTCGGCGGCGATCGCGGTGAGCGCGAGCGCGTGCAGCAGTAGTTCCAGCAAGCCCTCCGCCGCCCCGGCCGCGTCGTCGTCGAGCTCGATGGCAGCCGCCGGCTCGTCCAGTTCCTCGGACATGAGCACGAGCACGAGCACGGCGAACTCGGCCGACGCGCCGTTCGGCACGGCCTGCTCGGCGGTGCCCACCACCGGCGCGGGCAGCTTCACCGGCATGGCCACGGCCCCGGTCGCCACCGCCGCCTCGAACAACCCGGTGCTGTCGACCCTGGTGACGGCGGTCCAGGCGGCCGGTCTGGCCGACACCCTCAACAACACCCAGGGCATCACGGTGTTCGCGCCGACCAACGACGCGTTCGCCAAGATCCCCGCCGCCACCCTGAAGTCGGTCCTGGCCGACAAGGCCCAGCTCACCAAGATCCTGACCTACCACGTGGTCTCCGGCAGGCTCACGCCGAGCCAGCTGGCCGGCACCCACACCACGCTCGAGGGCGGCACGGTCACCGTCAGCGGCTCCGGCCAGTCGTTCAAGGTCAACGACGCGAACGTGGTCTGCGGCAACGTGCAGACCGCGAACGCCACCGTGTACATCGTCGACTCGGTGCTGATGCCGCCGACCAGCTGA
- the sigK gene encoding ECF RNA polymerase sigma factor SigK: MLGRASSRTASEEQATLETHLHRVALGDRGAFDAVYEQLSGPILGVARRILRDPAQAEEVAQEVLVEIWRTACRFDPARGSARAWALTMAHARAVDRVRSVDAAARREARAAELEVVPPFDEVVEAVEARLDRERVRRCLEGLTELQRESVTLAYYGGYTYSQVAHLLSSPLGTVKTRLRDGLARLRDCLGVGG; encoded by the coding sequence ATGCTCGGACGTGCCAGCTCCAGAACCGCTTCGGAGGAGCAGGCGACGTTGGAGACGCACCTGCACCGCGTGGCCCTCGGCGATCGCGGGGCCTTCGACGCGGTGTACGAGCAGCTGTCCGGCCCGATTCTCGGGGTGGCCCGCCGGATCCTGCGCGATCCGGCGCAGGCCGAGGAGGTGGCCCAGGAGGTCCTGGTCGAGATCTGGCGCACCGCCTGCCGCTTCGACCCGGCCCGGGGTTCGGCGCGCGCCTGGGCGCTGACGATGGCGCACGCGCGCGCGGTGGACCGCGTCCGGTCCGTCGACGCTGCGGCCCGGCGTGAGGCGCGCGCCGCGGAGCTGGAGGTCGTGCCGCCGTTCGACGAGGTGGTGGAGGCGGTGGAGGCGCGGCTGGACCGGGAGCGGGTGCGGCGCTGTCTGGAGGGCCTCACGGAATTACAGCGTGAGTCGGTGACGCTTGCCTACTACGGCGGCTACACCTATTCGCAGGTGGCGCACCTGTTAAGCAGCCCGCTGGGTACCGTGAAGACCCGTCTGCGCGACGGCCTGGCCCGCCTGCGCGACTGCCTGGGGGTGGGAGGATGA